A window of Geothrix edaphica genomic DNA:
GATACTCCACAGCGGCCATTTGAAGGAGCGCATTCAGGGAGAGGCCTTCGGCCTTGGCCCTGGTCTGGAGCTGTTCCAGGAGGGCTTCGGGCAACCGGATGGCCTTCACCACCGTCGGAGCGGCGGCTTCCCCGGCCTTCGGCCGTCCCCGGCGCAGGCGAATGGGCGCTCCCAACACCTCCCTGCCCTGGAATGCCCGTTCCGCCCAAGCGGCATCGGCCTCCTGGCGAGCCCGCAGAGCGTCCAGGGGCTCGCCTGGTCCGGAGACCTTCTCGAATTCGGCCATGGACATGCGCTTGGCTTTCTTGGAAGTCATGGCGTCCTCCTGCGTTTGGGGCTCATCCAATGCGCGGTGATGACCCGGAAGCCCTCGGGGAAAACTCTGGCGAAAGCCACCTTGAGCGTCCGATCTTCCACGGTGGCCTCCAGCACCCATCGGTTCAGCCGGGCGGCATCCGGAAAGACCGTGACGTCTTCGGCCTGGAAAGCCGCCTTCGCCTGGAATTCGGAGATGCCGTGCCGGGCGATGTGGGCCCGGTTTTCGTCGTCCCAATGAAAGATCACTCCGGCTCCAATAAATGTAGAACAATTAATCTACCTGTCAACACGGAACCTCCCGCCCCATCCACCCCGGCAGGACGGCGCGGTCGGGGAAGCGGCGGCGGAGGCGGGCGAGGGCGGGCTCGAGGCGCTCGAGCTTCTCGTTCCGGGGGTCCTCGAAGAGGCCGCGCGCGCGGCCCAGGCCCCAGGCCAGGCGCAGCTCCACCTCGCGCACGAGGAGGCGGCGGGTGGCCAGGGCCAGGAAGGCCTGCTGGAGGCGGCGGGCCAGGGCCAGGGGCGGTGCCGTGAGGTCCTCGGGCGAGGCCCGCCAAGTGTGGGGCTCGCCGTCCACGTCCCACCAGCGCAGCACCAGCGTCCTGGGATGGCGGGGATCGGACCAGAGCCACTCCAGGCAGCGGGCGGCCAGGGCCACCTCCTCGGGCAGGCGGGGGGGCTGGAGGCGCCAGCCGTGGCGGGCGTGGCCGGGGCGCTCCGTGAGCAGGGGCAGGCGCGGCCGGTCCTCGCCCCGCACCCGGGCCCGCAGGTCCGGTGCCAGCTTGGGGTTGGTCAGCTCCGCCAGCACAGACAGGGGCACGGGCTGGAGGTCGCCGAAGGCCCGCAGGCCCAGGCGGTGGAAGCGGTCGTGGAGGCGCGGGGGCAGGTCCGGCAGGCGGCGCAGGGGCTGGGGAGCCAGGAAAGTAGCCTCGCCGCCATCCGTCACGCGCTCCAGGTGGTGCTCGGCCCGGGCGGCGAGCTGGGCGGCGGTGGCGCTGAGGGACAGGCCCCCGTGGCTGGCCCAGCCGCGACGCTCGGCCAGCTCCCGGCGGATGCGCTCAGCGGTGTCCGCCAGGGGCCCGAAGATCCGTTGGGTGCCCTGGAGCTCCACCAGGGCCTCGCCCAGGCGCCCCAGCTGGCCCTGGGGCGTCCAGTGCTGGAGGAAGTCCCCCAGGTCGGCCTGGGCCTCCCACCAGACCTGGGGCGAGGGATCCAGCACCCGCAGCCCCGGCGCCCGTCGCAGGGCCTGGTCCAGGGGCAGGCCCGGCCCCAGCCCCTCGGCCCGCCCCAGGCGGTTCACGAACCAGAGGGTGGGCGAGCGGGGGGTGTCCGGGCTCAGGAAGGCCAGGGGCCGGTCCCGCAGGGCGCCATCCCGTCCGCAGGCCAGCTGGAACGGCAGTTCAGGAACCCACATCGCCAGCACCGGATCCTCCTGGGGGATCCAAGTATGGCGAAAATTTAGCGAAAAACAAGCTACATCTGGAACCGGTGCGTGCACTCCACCCAGCTCTCGGAGCCATCCTTGTAGCGCTCGCGCTTCCAGATGGGCACGCGCTGCTTGATCTCGTCCATGATCCAGGCGGCGGCCTGGAAGCTCTCGGCGCGGTGGGCGCTGCTGGTGGCGACGAGAACAGCGGCCTCGGTGAGGGGCACGACGCCGATGCGGTGGTGGATGGCGCAGCGGGTGAGGCCGTAGCGCTCGATGGCCTTCTCGCGCAGGAGGCCCAGCTCCTTCTCGGCCATGGGCACGTAGGCCTCGTAGGCCAGCTCCAGCACGGCGCGGCCTTCGTGGTGGTCCCGGGCCCGGCCCTCGAAGAGGACGAGGGCCCCGGCATGGGGGTCCTCCATGACACTTCGTAAAGCCATCGCCCCAAGAGGCGCTTCCTGAACCGATATCCAGGGAATCATGCGTGTCTCCGCTTCGATCCCAACCATACACTGAACCGTTTTCAGGGGTTTGCCATGTCCAGTCCGCACGTCGATCCGAACGCCGTTTTCGAGACCCTGGGCCGCCACATGCTGGTGGACGGGTTCCACCTGGTCATGGACCTGGAGAAGTCCCACGGCTCCTGGATCGTGGATGCCCGGGATGGCCGCAAGTACTTGGATTTCTACACCTTCTTCGCCACCACACCCCTGGGGCACAACCATCCCCGCCTGCGGGAGCCGGAGTTCGTCCAGCGCCTGGGCGAGATCGCCGTCAACAAGCCCGCCAACTCGGACATCTACACCACGGCCTTCGCGGAATGGGTGGAGGCCTTCGGCACCCACGCGGCGCCGGACTACCTGCCCCACCTCTTCTGGATCGACGGGGGCTCCCTGGCGGTGGAGAACGCCCTGAAGGCGGCCTTCGACTGGAAGGTGCGCAAGAACCTGGCGGCGGGCAAAGGCGAGAAGGGCTCGCAGGTCATCCACTTCCGCGAGGCCTTCCACGGCCGCAGCGGCTACACCCTGAGCCTCACCAACACGGCCGATCCCCGCAAGCACCAGTACTTCCCCAAGTTCCCCTGGCCCCGGGTGCCGAACCCGAAGCTGACCTTCCCCATGGACCTGGCCAAGATCGAGGCGGCCGAGGCGGAAGCCGTCGCGGCCATCGAGGCCGCCGTGGCCCAGAATCCCGATGACATCGCCTGCCTCATCGTGGAACCCATCCAGGGCGAGGGCGGCGACAACCACTTCCGGGGCGAGTTCCTGCGGAAGCTCCGGGTCCTGGCAGACCGTCATGATTTCCTGTTGATCTTCGACGAAGTGCAAACGGGTTTCGGCGCCACGGGCAAGTGGTGGGCCCACCAGTGGTTCGACGTGCAGCCCGACATCATCGCCTTCGGCAAGAAGGCCCAGACCTGCGGCATCGCCGCGGGCCGGCGCCTGGACGAGGTGGAGAGCGTGTTCAAGGTGCCCAGCCGCATCAACAGCACCTGGGGCGGCAACCTGGTGGACATGGTGCGCGGCACCCGGATCATCGACGTCATCCGCGAGGAGAACCTCCTCGATCACGGCGTGAAGCAGGGCGAGCGGCTACTGAAGGGCCTGCAGGAGATCCACCGCGACTTCCCCGACTTCACCGCGAACCCCCGCGGCCGCGGCCTCTTCTGCGCCCTGGACATCGCCACGCCGGAGCTGCGGAGCGCCGTGGTGGCCAAGGGCCACGAGCTGGGCATGATGATCCTCTCCACTGGTGAGAAGGGCCTGCGCTTCCGCCCCGCCATGAACCTCCGCCCGGAGGATCTGGACCTGGGCGTGGAGCTGCTCCGCAAGGCCGTGGCACAAGTCGCGGCGGCTTCTTCTACTCTGGTGGGATGAAGATCGAGCTCTACTGCGACGGCGCGTGTCTCGGCAACCCCGGCCCGGGCGGCTGGGGGTACCTGCTGCGGGTGCATCTCGCCACGGGCATCCAGGAGAAGGAGGGCTCGGGCCCCGAGGCGGACACCACCAACAACCGCATGGAGCTGACGGCCGCCATCCGCGGCCTGGAGGCGCTCACCAAGCCCTGCCAGGTGCTGCTCCAGAGCGACAGCCAGTACGTGGTGAAGGGGATCACCACCTGGCTGAAGGACTGGAAGCGGCGGGGCTGGAAGAAGGCCGACGGCAAGCCCGTGCTCAACGCGGACCTCTGGCAGGCCCTGGACGCGCAGCTGGCGCGGCATCACGTGGAGGCCCGCTGGGTGAAGGGGCACGCCGGACACGCGGAGAACGAGCGGGTGGACCGCCTGGCCAATGCGGCGGCGCAATCCTTAACGTAGAAGGGCCGCTTGTCGGCGGCCCTTCGGCGGTGAGGTGGCGGCTTCCTGGGGCGGGTCTCCCGACCCGGGAAGCGGGGGTCCGGGGGGACATCGCGAGCAACGCGAGCAGGCGGTCCCCCCGGAGTGATCAGCGGCGCTTGGGGAACTTGTAGACGATCTCGGGCGTCCAGCCGCGCACGGGCCGGCCATCGCGGATGGCGGGCGCGAAGGAGGACTTGTTGGCGGCCTCGATGGCGGCTTCGTCGAAGCCGAAGGCCCCCGACACGCCCTCGACCACGGACACCTTCAGGGGCTGGCCCTGCTCGCCCACGAACACCTTCAGGCGCACGAAGTGGTCCAGGTTCGTCTCCCACCGCATCTGGGTGGCGCGGAGGGGGAAGATGGGCACGACCTGGCTCACCACGCGGGCGGCCTGGTCATTGGTGGAGGGAGCAGCCTGCTGGGGAGCGGCGGCCTGGGGCGTGGGCACGGCCGTCGGCGTGGGCACGGCGGTCTGGCGTGAAGCCTCCTGCATGGGCTGGGGCTTGGGGACCTCCTGCACCGGCGGGGCGGCTGCGACCTTGGTCTGGCTGGCCTTCTTCTGCTCGGCCAGTTTCTGCTCGGCCAGTTTCTGCTCGGCCAGCCGCTGCTCCGCGGCCTTCTGCTGCCGCTCGAGATCCAGCTTGCGCTGCTGGTTCTCCTCGAGCTGCTTCTGGATCTTCACCTTCTCCTCAGCGGACTTGGTCTCGCCGAGCTGCTTCTGGAGCTGGGAGGTCTTCTCGGCCTCGGCCCGGGCCTTGGCGTCGAGGTCGGCCTTCTGCTGCTCCATCTCCGCCTTGATCCGCTGGAACTCCACCAGCTGCGCCTGGATGGCCGGATCCACCTTGGGGCGGCCGAAGAACATGTAGCCCAATCCCAGGATCACCACGGCGGCGAGGCCGCCGCCGATGAGGACGGTGCGGTTCTTCTGGCTGACCTGCTCATCCGCATGGCCGTCGATGTGCTCGGCGCGGGTGGCGCCGCTGCGCAGGCTCTCGCCGGCGGCGGTGTAGGCGAGGAAGTTGTCGCCCTGTTCGGCCTTCATGGACGTGGCGTCCCGGTCGTTCTCCTCCCGGAACAGCGTGTGCATGAAGAAGGCCATGTTGAAGGTGGTGGGGCTGTACTCGCCGTCGTAGAGGACGCGCTCGAGCTCGGTGCTGAAGGCCTCCACTGTGGGGAAGGGCTGGCGGCCCAGCAGCAGGCGGCCGAGGAAGGCGCGGATCTCCACGGGCAGGGCGGCCTCTTCCTGGGCGGCCTTGAGGGTGGCCTGGTCCAGGGTGGCCTGGAGGTCGCCGCCGACGGGCAGCTTCTCGAAGGTGAGCAGCTCGTAGAGCACGGCGCCCAGGGCGAAGAGATCCTGCTGGAGGGCGTCGTTCTCGGGCCCCTGGAGGTAGGGGGCGAGCTTGCGCTTCGCGTTGGGGGCCTTGGCCAGCATGCTCTTGACCAGGGCGGCGAAGGGCGCGTCCACGACCTGGGTGGCCCCCTCGAAGCTAACCCACACGCTGTGGGGGCTCAGCACGCCGTGGGAGACGCCCTTGGCCTGCATCTGGACGATGCCCTGGGCCACGCCCTGGATGACCGTCAGCGCGTGGTCCACGCCGAAGGGGACCTGTTCCGACTTGGCCTTGTCGATGAGCTGGGCGAGGCTGCGGCCAGGCACGTAGTCCCAGGCCACGTGGGGCGCCTTGGTGCTCTCCAGACGGTAGCCCAGGCCGTAGATGCGGGCGCCGCCGAGCAGGGGCACCACCCGGCCGGCCTCGGCCAGGCGCGTGTTCATGCCCGCCTGGAACAGCTCCTCCGAGAAGGTCCGCACCAGCATGTGGCGGTCGAAGTTGCTGCCGGCGATGACCACGGCCCGGTGAATTGATCCGAACGGATCAGTGGCCAGTTCGGAGGCCAGGAGGTAGGACCCGAGGCGGGTGTAGGTGCCCATGACTGCTCCAGAGGGATGGTTGGAACGATAGCCCGAAAGTCGCGATTCGCCTAGCCCATGCCGGAATCAGAGGCCAGGTGGAATCCATTCACCGCCCCTCAGGGCTGGGAAGGGATTTCCCACTGATCACCCGCCGCGCGCCAGGCCAGGATCCAGAGGTTGGCTGTGGCGTGTACACCATTGGAA
This region includes:
- a CDS encoding molybdenum cofactor biosynthesis protein MoaE; the protein is MVGIEAETRMIPWISVQEAPLGAMALRSVMEDPHAGALVLFEGRARDHHEGRAVLELAYEAYVPMAEKELGLLREKAIERYGLTRCAIHHRIGVVPLTEAAVLVATSSAHRAESFQAAAWIMDEIKQRVPIWKRERYKDGSESWVECTHRFQM
- the lat gene encoding L-lysine 6-transaminase — protein: MSSPHVDPNAVFETLGRHMLVDGFHLVMDLEKSHGSWIVDARDGRKYLDFYTFFATTPLGHNHPRLREPEFVQRLGEIAVNKPANSDIYTTAFAEWVEAFGTHAAPDYLPHLFWIDGGSLAVENALKAAFDWKVRKNLAAGKGEKGSQVIHFREAFHGRSGYTLSLTNTADPRKHQYFPKFPWPRVPNPKLTFPMDLAKIEAAEAEAVAAIEAAVAQNPDDIACLIVEPIQGEGGDNHFRGEFLRKLRVLADRHDFLLIFDEVQTGFGATGKWWAHQWFDVQPDIIAFGKKAQTCGIAAGRRLDEVESVFKVPSRINSTWGGNLVDMVRGTRIIDVIREENLLDHGVKQGERLLKGLQEIHRDFPDFTANPRGRGLFCALDIATPELRSAVVAKGHELGMMILSTGEKGLRFRPAMNLRPEDLDLGVELLRKAVAQVAAASSTLVG
- the rnhA gene encoding ribonuclease HI, which encodes MKIELYCDGACLGNPGPGGWGYLLRVHLATGIQEKEGSGPEADTTNNRMELTAAIRGLEALTKPCQVLLQSDSQYVVKGITTWLKDWKRRGWKKADGKPVLNADLWQALDAQLARHHVEARWVKGHAGHAENERVDRLANAAAQSLT
- a CDS encoding TonB family protein, encoding MGTYTRLGSYLLASELATDPFGSIHRAVVIAGSNFDRHMLVRTFSEELFQAGMNTRLAEAGRVVPLLGGARIYGLGYRLESTKAPHVAWDYVPGRSLAQLIDKAKSEQVPFGVDHALTVIQGVAQGIVQMQAKGVSHGVLSPHSVWVSFEGATQVVDAPFAALVKSMLAKAPNAKRKLAPYLQGPENDALQQDLFALGAVLYELLTFEKLPVGGDLQATLDQATLKAAQEEAALPVEIRAFLGRLLLGRQPFPTVEAFSTELERVLYDGEYSPTTFNMAFFMHTLFREENDRDATSMKAEQGDNFLAYTAAGESLRSGATRAEHIDGHADEQVSQKNRTVLIGGGLAAVVILGLGYMFFGRPKVDPAIQAQLVEFQRIKAEMEQQKADLDAKARAEAEKTSQLQKQLGETKSAEEKVKIQKQLEENQQRKLDLERQQKAAEQRLAEQKLAEQKLAEQKKASQTKVAAAPPVQEVPKPQPMQEASRQTAVPTPTAVPTPQAAAPQQAAPSTNDQAARVVSQVVPIFPLRATQMRWETNLDHFVRLKVFVGEQGQPLKVSVVEGVSGAFGFDEAAIEAANKSSFAPAIRDGRPVRGWTPEIVYKFPKRR